The following are from one region of the Nicotiana tabacum cultivar K326 chromosome 3, ASM71507v2, whole genome shotgun sequence genome:
- the LOC107795746 gene encoding bifunctional nuclease 2-like, with product MLGAQLRIHTVAGLLTDQPDTSRWSASCHCYSSIRNISFHLSSKNKHCRKSRLTVICSKSSRGSFNRKSNQSDEHDDDYIEAVVLVSETMRHYQMRMRGFQEPRWHSSAHLIPFSFHTKDPIADASSLGTGFLRRFQNPTIFLKISCDGEYVLPIIVGEYAVEKLIDSLHEEETGDWPDQFQLVRNLLLKLGYEVKMVKITERVTNTYFARIFFHKPGEKDIISVDARPSDAINVARRCKAPIFVNKQIVLADAKRIVHGMDRSSRVKSTYDVLLDSASDGPDLLSEELSMVRSMNLAVNEERYNDAAMWKDKLMRLRESTHEL from the exons ATGCTCGGAGCTCAGTTGAGGATCCATACGGTCGCCGGACTTTTGACGGATCAACCGGATACCAGCCGGTGGAGTGCCAGCTGCCACTGTTACTCCTCGATTCGAAACATCTCATTCCATCTCTCTtctaaaaataagcattgtcgaAAATCAAGATTAACGGTGATCTGCAGTAAATCGTCACGTGGAAGCTTCAATCGGAAATCTAATCAGAGTGATGAACACGATGATGATTATATTGAAGCCGTCGTCCTCGTCTCAG AGACTATGAGGCACTACCAAATGCGTATGCGTGGATTTCAAGAACCAAGATGGCACTCATCTGCTCACTTGATTCCATTTTCTTTTCACACCAAGGATCCTATTGCTGATGCGTCATCTTTAGGGACAGGATTTCTTCGCCGTTTCCAGAATCCAACTATTTTTCTTAAGATTTCTTGTGATGGCGAATATGTCTTGCCAATTATTGTTG GAGAATATGCTGTCGAAAAACTTATAGATTCATTGCATGAGGAGGAGACTGGG GATTGGCCGGACCAATTCCAGCTTGTGAGGAATCTATTGCTGAAACTTGGCTATGAA GTTAAAATGGTGAAGATTACAGAAAGAGTGACTAACACTTACTTTGCCAGAATATTTTTCCACAAG CCAGGGGAAAAAGATATTATAAGTGTGGATGCTCGTCCTTCAGATGCCATTAATGTTGCCAGAAGATGCAAG GCACCAATATTTGTGAATAAGCAAATTGTTTTGGCTGATGCAAAAAGAATAGTTCATGGAATGGACCGATCAAGCAGAGTTAAGTCCACGTATGATGTATTATTAGATAG TGCATCAGATGGCCCCGATTTACTTTCTGAAGAACTTAGTATGGTGAGAAGTATGAACTTAGCAGTGAATGAGGAGCGGTACAATGATGCAG CTATGTGGAAGGACAAACTGATGAGGCTTCGTGAGTCAACGCACGAGCTCTAA